A stretch of the Zeugodacus cucurbitae isolate PBARC_wt_2022May chromosome 6, idZeuCucr1.2, whole genome shotgun sequence genome encodes the following:
- the LOC105215222 gene encoding uncharacterized protein LOC105215222: protein MFKSTNLSFLLLAVLCLADLGQSKSVSQHLGVTANSGENAQGSNVDAFKSVPLSRARRSYFWVEDGSDKVTVVENKNLRRTLEDYRHKVHAAEKQREERHRAQYEERREEYGEDEEVQEHTPLFVPNLFG from the exons ATGTTCAAAAGTACGAATTTGTCG TTTCTTTTATTGGCGGTACTCTGCCTTGCTGATTTAGGACAAAGTAAGTCCGTCTCGCAGCATTTAGGAGTAACTGCGAATAGCGGTGAAAATGCACAAGGAAGTAATGTTGACGCTTTTAAATCCGTCCCGCTGAGTCGTGCTCGTCGTAGTTATTTTTGGGTTGAAGATGGCTCAGACAAAGTGACGGTAGTGGAAAATAAGAATTTAAGGCGCACTTTAGAGGACTACCGCCACAAAGTGCATGCAGCAGAGAAACAACGTGAAGAGCGACATCGTGCACAATATGAAGAACGCCGAGAAGAGTATGGTGAGGATGAAGAAGTGCAAGAACATACCCCACTATTTGTGCCAAATCTATTCGGTTGA